The following nucleotide sequence is from Granulicella aggregans.
TGCCACTTCGCCAGGCCGCTCTTCTCCGCGATGTCTATGAAGATCGGAGGTCCAGACTTCACAAAGCCACCCGCGGTGATAGGACGATGCTCCGCGTCAAGCACTGCCGCATGCGCCCCGCCGGTGTTCACTCCGCCCATTGCCGCCGGCTGGCCACCCTCGGTCGGCTTCTGCTTGTCTGCCTCGGAGGTCGACTGCGCCACCGCGCTCGCTCCCATCGCAACCGCCAACGCCAATCCAGCTACCCGCACAATCCCCACCTGTTTCCCCTTCAACTCAAAAGCTCTCCGGCGACCACGCTACACTTCTGGTTGCAAATTCGCATCCACCCATAGGTGGAGACGGCGTTATCGCGCCGCCGCAATCTCTACCAAACCAGACTCCTCGGCTACCGTTCGCTTCAACTGCCCGCACGCGGCGTAGATGTCCCGCCCGCGCGGTCTGCGGATGTACGTCGGCAACCCGCCATCGATCAGCATCTTCTGAAAGATCGCCACGTCTTCCGGCGTCGGCTGATGATACGCAATTCCCGGCCCGGGATTCCAGACGATGAGATTGACCTTCGCCTTCGTCCCTCCGAGCAGTGCCAGTACCTCCCGCGCATGCTCGGGCCGGTCATTCACCCCGCCAAGCAGAACATATTCGAAGGTGACATACTCCCGTTTGCCGAGCGGAATCGTATCGACCGCTTCGAGCAGGGCCGCGATGTTCCACTTGCGCGTAATCGGCATCACCTCGGCGCGGACCTTGTCGTTTGAGGCATTGAGCGAAAGCGCCAGCTTGGGCCTCACACTCTCCTGCGCAAATCGGCGGATCGCCGGCTCAATGCCGCTGGTTGAGACCGTCATCCGCGACTCCGGAATCCCCATCGCCCCGCTCAGCAGCCGCACGCTATCCATAAACGCGTCGTAGTTCAGGAAGGGCTCGCCCATGCCCATGTAGACCAGGTTGATCCGGTCCTGACCCACCTTGATTCCCTGCCGCGCCAACACCGAGGCAACCTGCCCCGCGATCTCGCCAGCCGTCAGGTTGCGCTTGATCCCCAGCTTCGCCGTCAGGCAGAACTGGCAGTTGACCGCGCACCCCACCTGGCTCGAGATGCAGATGGTCGCGCGCCGGTAGCCACTCTTCTCCAACGTCCCAACGTCCTGAAACCTCTTCCTCGCAGCTGGGGGGCGGACAATAGAATTGCCGTCATTCTGCCCCTGAGCTTGCCGAAGGGGAAGAATCCCCGCATTGGCTTCATCTTCGCCACCAATCTCAATCAGATCAACCTCACCGGCCTCCTCCGCAGCGGCTTCGCTTCCATCCCCGCGCTCGCCGCCATCACCTTCGGGCATCCATACGGTCTCGACGGTCTCGCCGTCGTCCATCCGCATCAGGTAGCGTTCGGTTCCGTCGATCGACGTCGCCGTCTGCGCAATCTTCGGGCGACCCACGACATAGCCTTCAGCCGCCAGCCGATCGCGAACTTCAATCGGCAGCGTTGTAATCTCCGCCAGCGACTCGACACGCCCCTTGTAGAGCGCCTCAAAGATCTGAGTCGCCCGATACTTCGTCAGCCCGAGGCCTCCCACCAGCTCCTGCAACTCCGCCAGCGTCTTCCCGAAGAGAGCCTTGCCAACAGATGCCAAATTTATTGCCGACTGCTCCATACTCCTGCCTTCTACGATCACTCTTAAGTTTACGATGACTGTGCCGGCGAAATGGAGTCCGACCAGTAGTTCTGTGTAACCTCCTGCATATGTCCTATGCAGATGATCCTGAAGGTTGGCACCGCCTCCGCGATGCCTATGCCCGGATGCCAAACGACGAACTCCTTGAATTAAACAATCAATTCGACAGTCTCAGGGACGATGCGCAAGGCCTGCTTCGCAACGAACTCACCAGACGCAAGCTTTCCGCCCCGCCCGCTATCTTGCCCGACATCGCTGAATTACCTTCTGAACTCGATGCCGGAGTGACGGAAGAAGAAGCCCGTACCTACTTCCCCTCCGATCTCCTCCAGATGGGCGGTGTCGCCCTGTGCGAATGCGACACGACCGACCAAGCCAATTTCGTCGGCTTTATCCTGGCGGAAGAACGCATCGCCTCAACCATTCGGCGCAACGAAGGAAGATTCGACCTTCGCCTTCCTCAGGTGCTGGTCGCTCCCGACGATCTGGACAAGGCGAAACAAGTCCTGAGCAGCGCTAACCTGACCGAACTCCGCCCGCGATTCGAAGCCGAATCAGCGATTACGAGCCGCGATTTCGCACCACCAGCTTGCCCGAACTGCTCGTCTGAAGAGCTTCTCCTCGAAACCGTCGAACCGACCAACACCTGGGTCTGCGAAGATTGCGGCACCACCTGGCAAGATCCGCCTTTAGAGGCTCTCCCTACGAACTGACTCGGCTTTCAGGGCTGGCGCAGATCGAAGATGCGGGTCTGGCCGCTTGGCGCGGAGATCTCCATCTCCGAAGGCTGGCAGAAGACCCCGCGCATGACAGGTGAGTGGCTGCCCGCCTGCGCCGGTTCCTTGGCCTGATAGCAGCCATTGGCCCCCATATGGCCCCCGTCCCCATTCTTCTCTTCGAAGGCGATGTAGTAGTCGACCCCATAGATCTTCAACACATCTTCCAACGGGTCTTGACGCCTGATGTGGGCAAGATACGCGCCATCCATCATCAGGCCCTCGGTCTGCAGGATGGGCTGGCTGCTCAGGTATCCGGCCATGCCGGCACGGTCGCCCATGGCGTAGCGACCGGGATGCGCGGCCGTAAACTCGCTGATTCTGGTAGCGGCGTTCGCCGTATCCATCATGAATCCGCCCACGGAGTAGGGCTTCGAGACCAGCAGAAAGACCGCGGCGGCGAAGAGTATGAGCTCCGCCGTCTGCCACCAGCGCTGCTCGGAGTATCGCAGACAAGCAGTTCCCGCCATCGCGAGGACGACCACGAGAGAGATCCGGATGCTGTACGAGTACCACGGCCAGAGTTGCCAGTCACTGAGCCACAGATTCAGCGACCAATGCACAAACGGAAACGACAACCCAGCGAGATAGACCACCCGCTGCGCAGGAGCCAGCCTGCCCCAGAAAGCCGGAAACAGCACCAGCCCCAAGGCCGCGAAGAAGAACATCTGCGTCATGTCGGGGGTAAGCGACAGCTTCAACGCATGCCAGGCGAAGGAGTGGCCCGTCTCCAACTGCTTCGCTGCACCGGAGATCGGCATCAGCCGGTGAAACACCACCTTGTTGAGTACAACGTAGGCGACCAGGAGCGGCATCAGGCCAGCCAGAAAAGCGGCGACCTTGGCGATAGTCAGTCCTGCGCGGTATCGCGGAACGATCAGCGCGAAGCCACCGCAAAGCCCCACAAGCAGAATCGCATCAAGTCGCGCGAGCACCAGGAGCGACGCTAGAAGCCCGATGCCGGCCCATTGGCGTGTCGAGACGGTCTCCGGCGAGCGGTCAAGGAGGACGAAAAAGAGGATCGCGAGCGGCAGAGCCAGCGTGACTTCCATCTGCTCGCAAAGCGTAATTCTGCATCGCGTCAGGATGATCAAAGCAAGGGCGTTCTCCAGCCAGACGCGGCGCAACACACGAGCGAACAGCGCCCGGGCCGCCAGAAAGATGGCGGTCGCACTCAGCGTATCGAGGACTGCGAGCCACCAAAAGACCCCTCGGAGCGACTTCGCCAGGAGCGAAATGCCCCACAACAGCAAAAGATAGAGAGGATGGTATCCATTCGTCGGAGTGACGCCATCGAAGGTCGAACCGAGTCCGCGTGCCAGGTTTCGGGCGACCACCAGGTAGTAGTAAAAGTCGTCCTGCGCGTAGCCGAGCAGGTTCCCCTGCACCCGCAGGGGGGTGGAGAACAGGATCGCCGAAGCGGTGAAGACCATCACCGCCATGGCCACATTCACCGTTCGCCTCATCTTAGGAGTCGTGAACGTAGGCATCCCTGTTTCGTCTCCGCCTTAGGTAATGCACCTGTGATGCTGGCCCAACGGGAAACGGAGGCTGGACATCCCGCTTTGAATCCAAAAAGGAGGCTATGGGCGACAGTTTGCCCGTCGCATGTGCAGTCTCAGACGAGACTCTAGCCAACCTCCCTTTCGCCGCGCATGAAAAACCCCGCTCAAATCGCAGATTTACTGTGAAACAATGAGAGAAATATGTCCGCAACGCTTACCCCGCCCGCGCCCTCCGTATCCGCTCCCCGCAACATCCGCCGCACCGTCCTTCCAAACGGCCTGCTCGTTCTGACCGAATCCATCGAGCATGTGCGCAGCATCTCGATGGGGGTGTGGATCAACTCGGGAGCGCGTGACGAGACCGTCGCCCAGAACGGCATCTCCCACTTCGTCGAACACATGGTCTTCAAAGGAACGACCTCGCGCTCCGCCCAGCAGCTCGCCCGCGAAGTCGATACCATCGGCGGCAATCTCGATGCCTTCACCGGCAAGGAGACCGTCGGCTTCACCATCAAGGCGCTCGATGAACACTTAAACCCAGCTCTCGATGTTCTCTCAGATCTTGTTCTTCACCCAACATTTACACCCGAAGACATTACGCGTGAGCAGGGCGTCATCCTGGAAGAGATCAAGATGGACGAGGACAATCCCGACTACCTGGTCCACGAGACCTTTACCCAGAACTTCTGGAAGAACGACGCTTTGGGACGACCGATTTTAGGTACGGTCAAGACCGTGTCCAGCTTCGACCAGCAGACCGTCTTCGACTTCTACGCGAGCCGCTTCATCCCCAGCAACATGGTCTTCTCCGCGGCCGGACATCTTGACCACGACTCCTTTGTCGAACAGGTAGCCCAGCAGTTCAGCTCCCTGGCTGCCAGCACCGACACCCCCTTCATCCGCCACGATGCCCCGCCCGCAACCCCGCACATTACGCTGAAGCGGAAGAAGTCGCTTGAGCAGGTGCAGTTCTGCCTGGGCGTGCCAGCACCTAGAGTATCGGATGAGCAACGCTATGGTATCTATCTGCTGAATACAATGTTAGGCGGCGGCATGAGCAGCCGCCTCTTCCAAACTGTCCGCGAGGACCACGGCCTCGCCTACTCCATCTACTCGGAGATGAATCCCTTCCGCGATACTGGCTCACTCTGTGTCTACGCCGGAACCTCGATCGACAAGACCGACCGACTGCTCCGGCTCACTCTCGACGAACTCCGCCGTCTTAAGGAAGTCACAGTCAGCGAGGCAGAGTTGAAGCGCGCCAAAGATCAGCTCAAGAGCAACATCGTCCTTGGCCTGGAAAGTTCAGGCAGCCGCATGGCGAACCTCGCCCGGCAGCAGATGTACTTTGGCCGTTTTTTCGGCGTCGACGAGATCACCGAAGAGATTGAGGCGGTCACTCCCGCCGATGTCCAGGCCATCGCCCAGAACCTCTTTGTTCCAGAAAAGATGGCGCTGACACTTCTAGGTAACCTTGGGACGCTGAAGATAGAGCGCAAAGACCTCGCCTGCTGATAAAGTTTGAAACGAAGTCCGCGTTCCAAAGCGCGGCAAAGAAACCCGACGAGGAACCATGAACATCGCAGAGATTCGAAAGACATCGCGCTCTACATCGCGTTCCCTGGAAGCCGGATTCACCCTCATCGAGCTCCTCATCGTTATGTCGGTCATGCTGATCCTGATGACGCTCGGCATCCCGCAGCTGCTGAAGCTGCGCAAGTCGGCGAACGAGACCTCGGCGATCCAGTCTCTACGCACGATTGAGAATGCTGAACTACAGTACAACTCCGCGTATCCGGCCAACGGATTTGCCTGCACGCTGCCCGCGCTCGGCGGCGATCCCAAGTCCGGCGCGCCGTCGGCTCAGGGCGCACAGTTGATCGAGAACGCCTTGGCGACCGGCCAGAAGGCGGGATACACCTTCACCATCACCTGCGGCGGCAAGGTCACCGTCAACAACCAGGACCAGTTCAGCTCCTTTGAGGTGACCGCTGTCCCGACCTCAGTGGGTAAGACCGGCGATCGCGGCTTCTGCGCCGACGAGAATAACCTGATCCGCTTCGACCCAGCCGGCGCGACGAACTGCACCCAGCCCATTCAGTAATGGCGTTGATTCGATCTCTGCTCTGCGTTGTCCTCATCGGAGTTCCTTTGGGAACTCCGTTTCTGCCTGCACAGGCTCCCGACCCCATCCTTCGCAAGGTAGACGATCACTACAACCACCTCTCCAGCTTGCGCGCCAGCTACACGGAGCATTACGCCGGGATGGGCATGGACCGAACAGAGTCGGGGACGTTGCTGCTGAAGAAGCCGGGGCGGA
It contains:
- the rlmN gene encoding 23S rRNA (adenine(2503)-C(2))-methyltransferase RlmN — encoded protein: MEQSAINLASVGKALFGKTLAELQELVGGLGLTKYRATQIFEALYKGRVESLAEITTLPIEVRDRLAAEGYVVGRPKIAQTATSIDGTERYLMRMDDGETVETVWMPEGDGGERGDGSEAAAEEAGEVDLIEIGGEDEANAGILPLRQAQGQNDGNSIVRPPAARKRFQDVGTLEKSGYRRATICISSQVGCAVNCQFCLTAKLGIKRNLTAGEIAGQVASVLARQGIKVGQDRINLVYMGMGEPFLNYDAFMDSVRLLSGAMGIPESRMTVSTSGIEPAIRRFAQESVRPKLALSLNASNDKVRAEVMPITRKWNIAALLEAVDTIPLGKREYVTFEYVLLGGVNDRPEHAREVLALLGGTKAKVNLIVWNPGPGIAYHQPTPEDVAIFQKMLIDGGLPTYIRRPRGRDIYAACGQLKRTVAEESGLVEIAAAR
- a CDS encoding glycosyltransferase family protein gives rise to the protein MPTFTTPKMRRTVNVAMAVMVFTASAILFSTPLRVQGNLLGYAQDDFYYYLVVARNLARGLGSTFDGVTPTNGYHPLYLLLLWGISLLAKSLRGVFWWLAVLDTLSATAIFLAARALFARVLRRVWLENALALIILTRCRITLCEQMEVTLALPLAILFFVLLDRSPETVSTRQWAGIGLLASLLVLARLDAILLVGLCGGFALIVPRYRAGLTIAKVAAFLAGLMPLLVAYVVLNKVVFHRLMPISGAAKQLETGHSFAWHALKLSLTPDMTQMFFFAALGLVLFPAFWGRLAPAQRVVYLAGLSFPFVHWSLNLWLSDWQLWPWYSYSIRISLVVVLAMAGTACLRYSEQRWWQTAELILFAAAVFLLVSKPYSVGGFMMDTANAATRISEFTAAHPGRYAMGDRAGMAGYLSSQPILQTEGLMMDGAYLAHIRRQDPLEDVLKIYGVDYYIAFEEKNGDGGHMGANGCYQAKEPAQAGSHSPVMRGVFCQPSEMEISAPSGQTRIFDLRQP
- a CDS encoding M16 family metallopeptidase, with protein sequence MSATLTPPAPSVSAPRNIRRTVLPNGLLVLTESIEHVRSISMGVWINSGARDETVAQNGISHFVEHMVFKGTTSRSAQQLAREVDTIGGNLDAFTGKETVGFTIKALDEHLNPALDVLSDLVLHPTFTPEDITREQGVILEEIKMDEDNPDYLVHETFTQNFWKNDALGRPILGTVKTVSSFDQQTVFDFYASRFIPSNMVFSAAGHLDHDSFVEQVAQQFSSLAASTDTPFIRHDAPPATPHITLKRKKSLEQVQFCLGVPAPRVSDEQRYGIYLLNTMLGGGMSSRLFQTVREDHGLAYSIYSEMNPFRDTGSLCVYAGTSIDKTDRLLRLTLDELRRLKEVTVSEAELKRAKDQLKSNIVLGLESSGSRMANLARQQMYFGRFFGVDEITEEIEAVTPADVQAIAQNLFVPEKMALTLLGNLGTLKIERKDLAC
- a CDS encoding prepilin-type N-terminal cleavage/methylation domain-containing protein, which produces MNIAEIRKTSRSTSRSLEAGFTLIELLIVMSVMLILMTLGIPQLLKLRKSANETSAIQSLRTIENAELQYNSAYPANGFACTLPALGGDPKSGAPSAQGAQLIENALATGQKAGYTFTITCGGKVTVNNQDQFSSFEVTAVPTSVGKTGDRGFCADENNLIRFDPAGATNCTQPIQ